In one window of Verrucomicrobiota bacterium DNA:
- a CDS encoding PSD1 and planctomycete cytochrome C domain-containing protein yields the protein MEEKFRRIALIIAFIHAAGRLYSSEIAAEDLEYFEAQIRPVLVENCYKCHSADSEKIKGGFLLDSKPGMLRGGDSGPAIIPGDVEGSRLIQMIRQHPDFESMPPKTKLAQNQIEAIEQWIEMGAPDPRLEGTKTDTAISGFNLEERKQWWSLQAVQKYRPPNVNDKKWPSNDYDRFILAKLEEKDWSPAERADKRTLLRRLSFDLTGLAPTPEELDSFVKDRSKKAYAKQVDRLLASFHFGEKWARHWMDLTRYAETKSFEADYTMPYAWRYRDYLINAFNNDLPYDQFILESLAGDLLKIPRKDPLTGDNESAKGPGYIYLTDGQHGPPDLHEDQARIFDSMIDTVSKAFLGTTVACARCHDHKFDAVTTADYYSMYGLLHSSRFAYQNTVSESLQKQVRSKLESKHKSLRSLIFDAAKPDVDAAPEYLAARNELLQNKDLKNALKKLNTIPEDKTDSELEDDTKKWNKVQKDQKELLSKIITELSESKATSNLNPSILANWLKLAVFPETQNEWPELVPLITGKPKSDSSSEVSQSFAEVARSLDSWSLQGLAFTDQPQKPGSLILSSEGTNAVQTLIGDTPVGGRFASRISGAIRSPDFIIDGKPIELEVKGRFASVRLVVRNYELTGRGPTTAKLYTPVNSDHWQTISMETYLWPGQPAYLEIFQNGEAIHNIHPRDEEPEYNENAYISFRFDGGNDWEAWWKGKSAETTLAELWKKGRNNNLSANEAEVLGAFFGAGLITADIENDQKLSKSLEAYRTLAQQIPQPRFARSLIEGDPKDEPVYIRGLHKNLSKEPNPRRWLDGLGGPSLDTSGSGRLEWASYVASPDNPLTSRVIVNRIWKHLFGTGLVSTVNDFGKMGRTPTHPELLDFLAEDFIKNDWSLKSTIRKMVLSSTYQMSSVPSELAQKEDPANTLLQHMPIKRLEAEAIRDHILACSGELDTTLFGPSSEAYVDDHPDSRARPKSGPINGDARRSVYLEIRRNFLPSFLRVFDLPNATEPIGARQVTNVPAQSLALMNDPFVHEQAAAWARKMTDTKLSTIDRINELHLTAYGRPASETELNWATDFLQSMAVEYETGEDDPKVWTDLCHLMYNRKDFIYLF from the coding sequence ATGGAAGAAAAGTTCAGAAGAATCGCCCTAATAATTGCGTTTATTCACGCAGCTGGCCGTCTGTACTCATCGGAGATTGCAGCGGAAGATCTCGAGTATTTTGAGGCGCAGATCCGACCTGTTCTGGTCGAGAACTGCTACAAGTGCCACTCTGCAGATTCTGAAAAAATAAAGGGAGGCTTTCTTCTCGATTCGAAGCCGGGGATGCTACGCGGCGGTGATAGCGGTCCGGCAATCATTCCGGGAGATGTCGAAGGCAGTCGTTTAATTCAGATGATACGGCAGCATCCGGACTTCGAATCCATGCCCCCAAAAACTAAGTTGGCGCAAAACCAGATTGAAGCCATTGAACAATGGATTGAGATGGGGGCACCGGATCCACGTCTCGAGGGAACCAAGACAGACACGGCAATTTCGGGATTCAATTTAGAAGAAAGGAAACAATGGTGGTCTTTGCAAGCGGTTCAGAAATATCGACCGCCGAACGTCAATGACAAGAAATGGCCCTCAAACGATTACGACCGATTTATATTGGCGAAATTAGAGGAGAAAGATTGGTCACCTGCGGAACGGGCCGATAAACGAACCTTACTTCGACGTCTCAGCTTCGACCTTACCGGTCTGGCGCCTACTCCAGAAGAGCTGGATAGTTTTGTAAAGGATCGCTCCAAAAAAGCGTATGCAAAACAAGTCGACCGCTTGTTGGCGTCATTTCACTTTGGAGAAAAATGGGCCCGCCACTGGATGGACCTTACGCGCTATGCGGAGACCAAATCCTTCGAGGCTGACTACACCATGCCATACGCATGGCGTTACCGCGACTACCTGATTAACGCTTTTAACAATGACCTGCCCTACGATCAGTTTATTCTGGAATCCCTGGCGGGCGACTTACTTAAAATACCAAGAAAAGATCCATTAACCGGTGATAACGAGTCAGCTAAAGGTCCGGGCTATATTTACTTAACCGATGGCCAGCATGGTCCGCCCGATCTTCACGAAGACCAGGCCAGAATTTTCGACAGCATGATCGACACGGTCAGTAAGGCATTTCTTGGAACTACAGTTGCCTGTGCCCGATGCCACGACCACAAATTTGACGCGGTCACTACGGCAGATTACTACTCCATGTATGGCCTGCTCCATAGTTCGCGGTTCGCCTATCAAAACACGGTTTCCGAAAGCCTGCAAAAGCAAGTTCGCTCCAAACTTGAGTCAAAACACAAGAGCCTGCGATCACTGATTTTTGATGCAGCGAAACCGGATGTTGATGCTGCTCCCGAATACCTTGCAGCCAGAAATGAGCTCCTGCAAAACAAGGATTTAAAGAACGCTCTCAAAAAGCTTAACACCATACCCGAGGACAAAACAGATTCCGAATTGGAAGACGACACGAAGAAATGGAACAAGGTGCAAAAGGATCAGAAAGAATTGCTTTCAAAAATAATAACTGAACTGAGCGAATCCAAAGCCACTTCCAACCTTAATCCATCCATCCTCGCCAACTGGTTAAAACTGGCAGTGTTTCCTGAAACTCAGAATGAATGGCCGGAGTTGGTGCCACTCATAACCGGCAAGCCAAAATCAGACTCAAGTTCGGAAGTCAGCCAAAGTTTTGCTGAAGTTGCCCGCAGCCTCGACAGTTGGAGCCTCCAGGGTCTCGCCTTCACCGATCAGCCACAGAAACCAGGTTCACTCATTTTGAGTAGTGAAGGAACGAATGCGGTTCAAACCCTCATCGGCGATACGCCGGTAGGTGGCAGGTTCGCATCGAGAATCAGCGGTGCGATTCGATCACCCGATTTTATTATCGATGGTAAGCCCATCGAACTCGAAGTCAAAGGTCGCTTCGCCTCTGTCCGGCTCGTGGTACGCAACTACGAACTCACCGGTCGAGGGCCCACCACAGCCAAGCTGTATACACCCGTTAACAGCGACCACTGGCAAACTATCAGTATGGAGACCTACCTCTGGCCAGGACAACCGGCATACCTGGAAATATTTCAAAACGGAGAGGCCATTCATAACATCCACCCACGGGACGAGGAGCCCGAGTACAACGAAAATGCCTACATCTCCTTCCGTTTTGATGGCGGCAACGACTGGGAGGCCTGGTGGAAGGGAAAGTCAGCCGAGACGACTTTGGCAGAACTCTGGAAGAAAGGGCGCAACAACAATCTGTCCGCAAACGAAGCCGAGGTTCTTGGCGCATTTTTTGGAGCAGGACTCATTACTGCCGACATAGAAAATGACCAGAAATTGAGTAAGTCGCTTGAAGCGTACCGCACACTCGCACAACAGATTCCCCAGCCTCGTTTTGCCAGAAGCCTCATAGAAGGTGATCCGAAGGACGAGCCGGTTTATATACGTGGACTTCATAAAAACCTAAGCAAGGAACCAAACCCTCGTCGTTGGCTGGATGGTTTGGGTGGCCCGTCATTGGATACCAGCGGAAGCGGCAGACTCGAGTGGGCCAGCTACGTTGCCTCACCAGACAACCCTCTAACTTCCAGGGTAATCGTAAACCGAATTTGGAAACATCTGTTCGGGACAGGACTCGTCTCGACCGTAAATGACTTTGGCAAGATGGGTCGTACTCCGACACATCCGGAGTTGCTCGATTTCCTGGCCGAGGATTTTATTAAAAATGATTGGTCCTTAAAATCGACGATTCGAAAAATGGTGCTAAGCAGCACTTACCAAATGTCGTCCGTGCCGAGCGAGTTAGCGCAAAAGGAAGATCCTGCCAATACCCTGCTTCAACATATGCCAATAAAGCGTCTGGAGGCCGAGGCTATTCGTGACCACATCCTGGCTTGTAGCGGCGAGCTGGATACCACTCTTTTTGGACCAAGCTCAGAGGCCTACGTGGACGATCATCCCGATAGCAGGGCTCGCCCGAAATCCGGACCCATCAATGGTGACGCACGACGCTCCGTCTATTTGGAGATACGACGCAATTTCCTCCCATCCTTCCTTCGTGTGTTCGACCTGCCCAATGCGACCGAACCGATTGGCGCAAGGCAGGTCACAAACGTACCAGCCCAATCACTGGCACTCATGAACGACCCGTTTGTTCACGAACAGGCAGCAGCCTGGGCCAGAAAAATGACAGATACCAAACTATCCACCATAGATCGAATTAATGAACTCCATTTGACTGCCTATGGCCGACCGGCCAGCGAAACAGAACTAAATTGGGCGACTGACTTTCTACAAAGTATGGCGGTGGAATACGAAACCGGAGAAGATGACCCGAAAGTGTGGACCGACCTTTGTCACCTGATGTATAACCGTAAGGATTTTATATACCTATTTTGA
- a CDS encoding DUF1501 domain-containing protein has product MTSRREFLKKSSMGFGTLALSGVMQKDLLGNSDSPLYPRTPDFAPKARSVIFLYMDGGVSQVDSFDPKPQLAKEHGQKPRFKVDATVFNDNGNILKSPWDFKHYGESGIPISDLFPHIGSCADELCVIRSMTAFSPNHPNANYALHCGHVLSGRPSMGAWVSYGLGTLSQDLPSYVVIHGGQVPSGGMQAFGSGFLPANHQGSIFLPEHPVLNNTTFKESSAAIQQKKLEFLNEIDGDLNARIAHAEAIESAIQNYELAFKMQMEVPDVANIDSESEATKQLYGLDAPYKNTRSYGAQCLMARRLVERGVRFVELTINPGNGDRWDQHKGLVDGHQKNAMAVDQPIGALIKDLKSRGLLESTLLVFSGEFGRTPFAQGTNGRDHNPQGFSMWMAGGGIKGGTIYGATDPYGYRVIENKLTVHNMHANMLHLLGIDFHNLTYRYSGRDIRLTDAHGEITPEIFA; this is encoded by the coding sequence ATGACCAGCCGCAGAGAATTTCTAAAAAAGAGCTCCATGGGATTTGGTACCCTGGCGCTTTCGGGTGTCATGCAAAAAGACCTGCTCGGCAATTCGGATTCCCCACTCTATCCCAGGACGCCTGACTTTGCACCCAAAGCGCGCAGTGTCATTTTTCTCTACATGGACGGCGGAGTTTCGCAGGTCGACAGTTTCGACCCCAAACCGCAACTTGCAAAAGAGCACGGGCAGAAACCCAGATTCAAAGTAGATGCCACCGTCTTTAACGATAACGGCAATATCCTGAAAAGCCCCTGGGATTTTAAGCACTATGGAGAAAGCGGAATACCGATAAGTGACCTCTTTCCTCACATCGGATCGTGCGCCGACGAGTTATGCGTCATTCGGTCGATGACCGCGTTTTCACCCAACCACCCCAACGCCAACTATGCCTTACATTGTGGACATGTTCTTTCAGGCAGACCCAGTATGGGTGCCTGGGTCTCCTATGGCTTGGGCACTCTGAGTCAGGACCTGCCAAGCTATGTGGTAATACACGGAGGCCAGGTTCCTTCAGGAGGCATGCAAGCCTTTGGCAGCGGCTTCCTTCCAGCCAACCATCAGGGGAGCATTTTTCTTCCGGAACATCCTGTTCTGAATAACACGACTTTCAAAGAAAGCTCGGCAGCCATTCAACAAAAGAAACTTGAATTCCTGAACGAAATCGATGGAGATTTGAATGCCAGGATTGCCCACGCCGAGGCCATCGAATCGGCCATTCAAAACTATGAGTTGGCGTTCAAAATGCAGATGGAAGTTCCCGATGTTGCCAACATCGATAGCGAAAGCGAGGCAACCAAACAACTGTATGGCCTGGATGCTCCTTATAAAAATACTCGCTCCTATGGGGCTCAGTGTTTGATGGCACGCCGCCTGGTTGAACGCGGCGTTCGTTTCGTGGAACTCACGATCAACCCAGGCAATGGCGATCGCTGGGATCAACATAAGGGTCTCGTAGACGGCCACCAAAAAAATGCCATGGCAGTGGATCAACCCATTGGCGCGTTGATCAAAGATCTTAAGTCACGTGGCCTTCTGGAAAGCACTTTGCTTGTTTTCAGCGGAGAATTCGGACGTACCCCTTTTGCTCAAGGAACGAATGGTCGCGATCACAATCCTCAAGGCTTTAGCATGTGGATGGCTGGTGGCGGAATTAAGGGCGGCACCATCTATGGAGCAACTGACCCCTACGGTTACCGCGTGATCGAAAACAAACTTACCGTCCACAACATGCACGCCAATATGCTGCATCTTTTAGGAATCGACTTTCACAACCTCACCTACCGTTATAGTGGTCGCGACATTCGCCTGACCGATGCTCACGGTGAGATAACCCCGGAAATTTTTGCATGA